One Podarcis muralis chromosome 1, rPodMur119.hap1.1, whole genome shotgun sequence genomic window carries:
- the FGF3 gene encoding fibroblast growth factor 3 — translation MVTAWLVLLSALQAARGSPGPAAAGGAPVGPPCARGGPSCDPRWRRDAGGRGGVYEHLGGAPRRRKLYCATKYHLQIHANGRINGTLEKNSVFSILEITAVDVGIVAIKGCFSGRYLAMNKRGRLYASETYNAECEFVERIHELGYNTYASRIYRTVPNGASGRRKASAERLWYVSINGKGRPRRSFKTRRTQKSSLFLPRVLDNKDHDMVRLFHTNAKYRESLLKPPSKNQRRRRGH, via the exons ATGGTGACCGCCTGGCTCGTCCTGCTGAGCGCCTTGCAGGCGGCGCGGGGCTCCCCCGGGCCGGCGGCGGCCGGCGGGGCCCCCGTGGGGCCCCCGTGCGCCCGGGGAGGGCCGTCGTGCGACCCGCGCTGGCGTAGAGACGCGGGCGGGCGCGGCGGCGTCTACGAGCATCTCGGCGGAGCGCCGCGGCGCAGGAAGCTCTACTGCGCCACCAAGTACCACCTCCAGATCCACGCCAACGGCAGGATCAACGGCACCTTGGAGAAGAACAGCGTCTTCA gCATCCTTGAGATTACTGCAGTGGACGTTGGAATTGTTGCCATCAAAGGCTGTTTCTCCGGCAGATACCTGGCCATGAACAAAAGAGGCAGACTTTATGCTTCC GAAACCTACAATGCTGAGTGTGAGTTTGTGGAAAGGATTCACGAGCTAGGCTATAATACGTATGCATCCCGCATATACCGGACTGTGCCCAATGGAGCCAGCGGTAGGCGCAAAGCTAGCGCTGAGAGACTCTGGTATGTCTCCATCAATGGGAAAGGACGACCCAGAAGAAGCTTCAAAACCCGTCGGACCCAGAAATCTTCTCTCTTTTTGCCTCGGGTGTTGGATAACAAAGACCATGATATGGTCCGACTATTCCATACAAATGCTAAGTACAGAGAGAGCCTGCTAAAGCCTCCGAGCAAGAACCAGAGGAGACGCAGAGGACACTAA